The DNA sequence GTGAGACGATCTCGTCTGTCCCACCCAGCTTTTGCACTGAGTCTCGCTGTTCAAGTCAGGGTGGTCGTTCAACAGCTGCAGATTACGTATAATTCGTAATTTACGAAATCTACGAAATAGACGTCTGACACAGATTTATGTGTAATCTCCGTGAATTACGAGATATGCCACCACTGATGTGGAGCGGAAAACGAAGGAAGAGCCCGTTAGTCTCGCAAGAAAGACCTATTCAATTCAGAAGCCGTGATCGTAATGTGCGCAAATTACGTCTAATTCGCGATGGTCGTGATTCTCGTGACTTTCGTCAATTTCGTACAATGCGTGATTTACGCAATTTGCAGAGCTACCACACAATACGGAATATACGTAAATCACGGAATGCACGGACTATGTGTACCCCACGAGCTAGCACATCAATCAACGGTGATCGAGATGGCGAATAGGCTCACAGTTGCGATGCAGAAGGGGGGCGTTGGGAAATCAACCACCACAATCAACGTCTGTGGAGCGCTCGCATACGCAGAAGCGCTCGCCGATGAGAACGATGTCCTGCTCGTCGACGCTGATCCACAGGGGTTCGCCACAATCACACTCGGGTTCCGAGATTATTACGTGAGCGGTGACGCCGTCTCGTTGTACGACCTCATGCTCGATTTCGAGCGGTTTAGTGAGGTTAATGACATTATACAGTCACACGAGGAGTTCGATGTCCTTCCTGCTCACGGGAGTAATTTCAAGCTCGAACGTGAACTCTGGTCGGCAAACCGGTCGCTCGAACGACTCGATATGATCCTTGATGAGGTCGAAAGCGATTACGATTACATGCTAATCGATTCACCACCGAATCTTGGACCACTCGCCGACGGAGCACTTCTCGCGGCAGAAAACGTTCTCTTTGTCTCGCGAGCGGATTCGATCGCAACCTTCTCAATGAATCTCCTCACCCAGGAGATTACCCAGCTCGAACGAGAATTCCAGCGCGATATCGGCATCGTCGGCGCTGTCGTGAACGCAGTGACGAGAAACAAAATCAGCGATGACCGCCTCGACTGGTTTTTGGATAACCTCGGCGAAGAGAACGTCTTCATCGTCCCAGAGACCGTCGCCATCGAAGGGGCGTTCAACCAAGGACATTCAGTATACGAATTCGAGCCATCGAACCGCCACCGCAATCAGAAGGCCGAGGAAGTACGGGAGATCTACGACCGTCTCGCCGATCACGTGGAGGGACACTATGCCTGAAGAGGACGACGACGCCCTTGGACAGATGCTCGGGGATCGAATCAAGGGGACCAAGGGTGACACAGCGGATGAAGAGCGAGACACAGAGGATCTCAGCAATGAGGTTGAAACGGAATCTGCCTCGGGTAGTGATACCAGCGGAGCATCGTCCCCAGACAATGCGGAATCTACGCAAATTACGCAATCTACAGAAGAGTCTTCTGAGGATGACGAAACTGGGAACGGGACAGAGTCAGAGACGGAAGAAGGCACCGTCCGGTCTCGCTCCCCGTTCCCGCTGTACGTGACTCCCGACTTGAAAGAGACTGTGCAGAATCGCTTCGAGAAGTTCAATGCTCAGCGGACACTGAACGATGAGGCTCAAGTCGAGAAACACAAGCACTTCATGGAGGGCTTGTTACGCGCTGGACTCGATCATCCTGAACTAGAAGAGTACGTCCTTGACGAATTCAAAGACGACTGAACACTAACTCGCTGGCTCACAGACCGAGTTTTTCTCTGATACGACTCAATCCCTTCTTCGGACCGATACATGGCCAGAGGTACGTAATCAGAGCGAACGAGAATCAGACGCAACCACACTGGCGAACGCGACGTTCTGTTGCACCTGCTCGATCTCCACGGTCGGCTGCTGGCCGGGTTGGGTATCGGGGACGATCACGACGTAGCCACGGTCGACTTTCGCGATCCCGTCACCCTGGTCACCGACAGTTTCGATTGTCACCTCGCGTACTTCACCCTCCTCAACAGGCGGCTCAGGAGATTCACGCTGACGGTCAGACTGGGCACGATCTGCGGACGCGGACTCGTGCTCATCCTGCTCCGACGTGGGTGCGTCGAAGACAGCGATCCGATACGTTTCTCCGAGAGAGACAGCGTCATAGCTGAGTTCCCCGGACGGAACCTCGAGAACGTATGTCCCGTCCCGCTCGTGAACAGTCGCGCTGAAAACAGAGCGAAGCGAGTCCGGAATTTCGACCATTCGATAGTCTATACCCGGCTAGTAGAAAACTTAACTCCACGGATACGGCATGAGACAGTGACCTCCTGTACTGTCGGTTGTTCAGTCCACCATCTCGGGGTCAAGCCCCGTACATCCGCCTCGGACCGCCTGTGAAGCCACCGTTCTACCACTATTGAACCGTGAAATAATGCGGTCTTGTTCGTACAGCCACATGGGAGCTACAAGCATCGCGTCGAAAGAAATTAACCAACACATCGACTCATCAGACAGTCTGTTGGTTAACGCCGTGAAATACGGTGGTCTCAAAAAGAATTCGAGAGGGTAACTGGATCACCGATCGACAGAGAATCCGACGACAGCCTACGAATAGGCGTCGTTGAACTCCCGTTCACGGCGCATCAGCTCTTCGACACCGTGCTCGAGAATACCCCGCCCCATTGCCGTCGGCCGATAGTACGTGTAAAAGCCCTGGCTGTCAGCGGTCCGTCGCTGGCGCTTGTCGACAAGCCCGACGTCGACCAGTTCGTCGAGATGATAGTGGAAATTGTGGGATTCGACATCGACCGCAGCCTTGAGATCGGCAGCACTCAGTTCGTCGTTGGCGACGAGCGTGCGGAGGATCCGGAACCGCGTCGGGTGGCCGATCGCCTGTTGCATCGCGAGGTACTCCTCGAGCGTCAGCCCGCTCTCTTCGGGAAGCGGCGGGTCCGGCTGACGAACCTCCTCTGTTGACTGGCGATCGGTTTCGGACATTTGGGGGCGCCTCAGGTCTTACGTTGGGACGCCACGTACTTAGTCGTTCTCGACTAGAATATTCCTGAGAACACCGATATTTATATACTACCGTTCCGAATCGACGAGTCGAATGCGGCAACGGATTATCGATGATCTCCCCCGTGCCGCCGGTGATTCAGATGCGCTCGCTCCAGTCCGGCGGGAACAGTTTCTCGTCTATTTGATGGGCCCATATCGGACATTCGACGTCGACGCGCTGCTGCCGGCGGACGCCGATGTCGAAACCGATGCCCCGTCATTTGCGACGTGGGACGAGACCAGCGGCGAGTACGCCGAAGACGAGGTCTTACGGCTCCTGCAGGAAACGCGGGACTGCCTCCGCGACCGCGGATTTAATGCTTTTCTCGCAATCGACGTCGGGATTCCGCTCGACGAGATGGATGCCGCCACACAGAGTATCGCCTTTGCGCAAGCGAGTAATGCAACGATCTTCATCGCTCCACAGGTCGGCGACAACCTCGGTGTCGGGATCGAGATCGGGAGCGTCCTTGAAGATCTTCTGTCGACAGCTGGAATGCAGGGGCCAGCGGCCGATGCAACGCCACCAAAGCGTACGCGACGGGTCATGGTCGCGACCGAACCATCGGTTCGAAGTGCGATGCTTGGCGCCGTCCACGCGCGCTGGGACGCCAGTGTCCGAACGTTCACCGACGCCGCGGACTGTTGTCGGCTCTGCGCACAGTTCTGCACCCACATTCAGAACGAGGAACTCTATGGCTCGCTCGACCGTCTGGACTGATCGGCCTCGCGGTCACCCCGGGAAGACCTCTTCGCCGGAGCTGCTGCGAGAGTCACCCGAGAGCGATCTCATTGTACCTCGGAACCAGTTCGAAAGCTCGTGAGTTCGTCGATTCGATCTTCCAAGTCTTCGATCTCGCTGCGGAGGACATCTGCCTCCTCGCTTTCAGTGGCCGCGAGTCGGTCCTTCAATCCCTGCAATCGCGTCTCTTTCACGTCCTCGTTGACGTCGGCTTTCCTGACGTACGCCCGCTCGTCGATATCGTAAACGTCCTGCTCGTGGAGGTCAGTCACGTCAAGTGCGTCTTCGACCTTGTCCGGGTCGACGCCGAGGACACGATCCTGATCGATACCGGCGTCCTCCAACGCAGCGAGGACCTCTGTGTCGTCCTTCAGTGACTTCGACCGGCGCGAAGTTCGTTGGACGGAGCCGTACTGGGCATGAACTGGCTGGTCGTGATGGACTCGATCAAGGAGGGTATCGGCGATGTCTTTCCGAAGGTTGTTCGCGCCACGTTGCACGTCCGAGAGTAGCGTGTAAAGATCGATGAGTGTCTCCGTATCCAGGGTGTCCATGCTGGTCGGATCGTGGCGTTCTAATTCATCGATCAACAGGAGTGCATCAGCATAGACGCCGACATCCGGCTCAGTTCTATCGTCAGTCTCGGTAGGGGCCTCACCAATCACCTGGGTGGCAGTCGGGGCGTCCGTTTCAACGAGAATCCCAGCGTCTTCGTCAATCTCGAATTGCGGATGAAGCGTTAGCACGGCAGCATAGGGTTCGGCATCCGGGGGAAGCCGGTCAAGCTCAAAGCCGCCGCCCGCATCCTGGACTCGGCGATAGAGCGTTTCGAACTGGTCGCGCTGGAGCGGCTGAGATTCATCCGAGTCCAGAATTTCGATGATGACGCGGTATTCCTGTGTGTCGGTAATACGAAACTGGGTGTGAGAAAGCGGTGTGATGAGAGTGGCCTCCGGAGAACGCTCCTCGGCCGCTTCGAGGAGCGTGTGCCAGTTCTCACTGAACGACATACCGATACTCTCGCTGCTGAGAGCTTAAAATCCCCAGTTCGTCCAGATTGCAGGGTGGACAGAGCTGTCGGCAGAAGCTCGTCATACTGGCGTACATCCCGATAGTGTTCCACTCGCCGCAATCAGCCCTATCATACCGTCAATACGCGTGACCGTGCATCAGCACGGGTGAACGGTCAAAGTCACGCCGTCGGCGCATACTTGTACGAACGGATGGTAAATCGGCTATGACGGATGAGGATGTGCCGGTTCAGCATTGCACGGTGGACGAGCCGGTGGATCTCCCGACAGCACTCGAGAGGGCCGCAATCGAGTATCTAGACGTCGACGACCAGCGGACGATCGTGATCTATCAGCAGGCGATTCTGATGGTTATCGCCAGTGAGGGACGGGCAACGGCAGCGCGGGAATTTGTAGTCGAACTCTGGGAAGAGCCACCGGACGGCCTTCCTCGCGACCCAGATGATCTCGTCACAGCGTTCCTCGATGAACTACTGGCACCAACCGATGCAGTTCGCACTGGGTTCGAAGGACAACAAGATCCCGAAGACAATGACTGAGACAGCCACCACAGACCGTTTCGTCATTGAGGTGAGCCGTGTCGGGACCGTCGATCATATCGTCGATCTGGAAGCCGACCCAGCAAGCGGGCCGTCGTATTCATTTCGACGGGAGTTATCGGGCGAGAAGCTGTGTAATCGAAGCACGCGCTCACCCGCAAGCGAGCACATCGACCTACAGGACTACGCCGACTGGAAAGCGTTCGATAAAACTGCCTTTGAGGGTGATGCACCCGACGAGGTGTGTTCGTATTGCTGGAACGAGGTAGTAGAGAGAATTGAGAGAGTAGAACAACACGCGAGCGGGGACATAGGCGAACGCATCGGAACAGTCGGGTATCGCTTGCGGTGGAAGCAGAAGGGCCGGGCCCGCGAAGAGTGGTACGACATCGTCGTCCGACCCAAGACGACGATGGCAGAACTCGACGCACTTGTCTGCCGGTTCACGACGCTCGATGATCTCCATCTTCGCATGTACGGACTCGAAGACGAGTACCTCGACTCAACACTCAATGTCATCCCGGACCAGCAGTTTACCGAGGTCAGAGACCCATCATACACGAACGCAAGCGAGGTAACGATTGCTGACGTCGCCGACAGTGCGACACTCTGGGACGGCGACAGACTCAGCATGGTCTCCGATTTCGGGACGCCCTCACACTATTACTGCATCGTCAAGGAGGTGTACGATCCAGGGAAGATCGAGAAACTCCTCGAAAAACGTGACCTGATCGTAGCGACCGAGACAGCCGCGATTATCGACGAGAAACGACCCGAACAATAGTCATGAGCAGACGGTTGCCCCGCTCTTTTTCACCACACTTCTCGAACACGCAGCCAATGGCCGACTGCCCGTACTGCGAGCAATCCTTCGCGGACGAATCCGATATCCGCAAACATCTCTATGAAGCCCACGAGTACGACGAACTGGGGCGGATCGACACCAAGCGGGTTGACCAGTACATCGACGACCACGACCTCGAAGAAAGCGACGACGATACCACCCGTGCCCAGCAAGACGCGGACGAAGCGGTACACATGTCCCGGGGGACCGACCGCCATTCGGATGAGCGGTGGGAGTTGCATGACGTACAAGCACTATCGACGGAGGAAATTCGGGACAAGCTTGCCGAGCACGGTATCGATACGACTGAGGAGTCGTTCCGTGACCGTGCGGCCGAGGTTGACTCCGCGATGACCCTCGCCGACCAGTGGGAAACCGACCATGACGACGACGCGTCGGGGTACGATCGAGATTTCATCTGGATGGCAGCTGAAGTCCTCTGGAGCCGGTGGGCACCCGATCTCCCCTATCAGGAGCAGATCTACGACCTGGTACAGGAAGGGCGAGAACTCCGGGAGCAGGGGGACGACGCCGAAGCTTGCCAGCGGTGGCTGACTGCCTGGGAGACCATTATCGCCGTCACGCCGGACGACATCACGACACTCGAGGCCGCTGACGATCACCTCCCGAATGTGCTCTCGCTCGAACCATTCCTGCGGTCGGTCGACAACGACCTTGCCACCCTGGCAGCGGACGATCCGACCTATCACGAGCGACGCCTCGAATTCTGTCGGGAGGTCTGTACCCAGTTTCCGGATGCACCTGACGAGCTACTCCTTGATTTCCGCCACTTCATCGCTGACTCGCTGACAGAGCTAGGACGACTGGACGAGGGCAGAAACGAGTTCGAGACGCTCATTCGAGACTATCCCGAAGATCCCTGGGCGTACAAGAAACTCGCGGATAGCTACTGGCAGGATGAAGCTGACGAGCCAACAGTCGAAGAGTTGGAACGCGCCGCTAAACTGTACCAGCAGGCCCTAGACGCCGAAGGTTCCCTCGAACAGCCATCATCCGTCACTGACCGGATCGACGAACTCGAACGCCGATTGGCTAACATGGACACGTCCCAGGAACAAGAAGAATAGAGGTCTCTGTCGACTGATGCACGCCGTGAGCCGTCGACGTTCGTCATCAGACAATCCCATCCCCAGCTTAACCAACAGTGAACAGATTTGTCGGGCATTCGTTGGTTAACTTCGTCCAGCGACTCGGAGCCGTTCCACGGCTAGAATTGAGCGCGTCCTGCATCGGTCGATAAGTGGTTTCGGCCTCCCCGAATATCTTGAAGTCAGGATGCGTATTGGTCAGCATGACGCGGGTCGAGAAGGACGAGGAGCGGGAAGAGCGCATCAAGATGCGGATCATCGTCGATACTTACAGCCCTGAAGAGCAAGCGTGGGGATGGTACGCGTATCTGGACGACACGATGGACTTCCCGTTCGAAGCACGCTGTGTCACCGAGCGAGAGGAGTCACCGCTAGAGGAAGGCGAAACAGTACGCGTAGTTGGGATGTCCCCGACAGATCCGACTCTCAGCCAGATGTTCGTGACGATAGAGTGGATGGACAGAGAACTTGGCGTGCCACTGGAGCAACTGGAGCCAATCGAAGCCAGTAGTAACACGAACCAAGCGATCGCAGACTGGCAGTACTGGCTCGATCGCTGACAACCGTAACTCCGGAACAATAGAATCATCCGAACCCGTAGAAGGACAGACGCACGCCTCTATGGAACCCGAGAAACCCACATATTGAATCCGGTCGGGGGTCTCTGTCCCAACATCGAATGCGAATCGAATTCGACGACGGCACGCTCCTGCTCCGTAATGCTCCCGACGATGTGCCCTATGCGGAGTGGGACGACCGCGTCGACGAGTACCGCACCCAAGCGTATCGATATCGATCCCTGCTCGAATGGGCCGGCAAGTGGACGGACGGAAACGAGCAGGCAACGTTACAAGAGGGCTTCGCTCACACTCTCGAAGACGCCGCCCGTGCCTATCCCGATCTCGATCTCACGCCAGCACTCCACATCGAACCGCGCGACTACCAGCAGGCCGCACTCAACGCCTGGATCGACCACGATCGGCGAGGGAGTGTCATACTCCCCACGGGCAGCGGGAAGACGTTCCTCGGGCTGCAGGCCATCGCCGACGCTGGCGTCAGCACACTCGTCGTGACGCCGACGATCGACCTGATGAACCAGTGGCACGCCACGCTCACCAATGCCTTCGGCGACCAGCTCACAGAACCAGTCGGCGTCCTCGGCGGTGGCAGCCACGACGTCACCGCGATCACCGTCACTACCTACGACAGCGCCTATCGCTACGTCAACGAATACGGCGATCAGTTCGGCTTGCTCGTCGTCGACGAGGAACACCACCTGCCGGCCCCGACCTACCGGCAGATTCCCGAGATGATGATCGCCCCGTATCGCCTCGGGCTGACCGCCACCTACGAGCGGCCAGACGGCAAGCACGAGCTCCTCGAGGACCTCCTCGGCCCGGTCGTCTATCGGGAGAACGTCGACGAACTCGCCGGCGAATACCTCAGCGAGTACGAAACAATCCACATGTCGGTCGAGCTCACGGCCGACGAGCGCGAGCAGTACGACGAAGAGTATCAGATCTATCGGGACTACGTCGACAGCCACGAGTTCGATCTCTGGAAAGAAGAGGGCTACCAGGAGTTCCTCAAGCGCACCTCCTACGATCCACAGGGGCGGCGGGCGCTCATCGCCAAGCAACGCGCCGAGCGGATCGCCCGCACCGCTGAGAAGAAACTCGACACGCTCGACAATCTCATCAAGCGCCATCACGACGACCGCGCGATTATCTTCACCGCCAACAACGACTTCGCCTACGACATCTCCCAGGAGTTTATCGTCCCCTGTATCACCCACCAGACGAAGACGGACGAACGCACCGAGATTCTCGAGCGGTTCCGGACCGGCGAATACTCGATGCTCGTCACGTCGCAGGTTCTCGACGAGGGGATCGATGTCCCGGCGGCAAACGTCGGGATCATCCTCTCGGGGAGCGCCTCGAAACGACAGTACGCGCAACGGCTCGGCCGCATTCTTCGACCGACGGACGACCGTCAGCCCGCCCGTCTCTACGAAATCATCACCGAGGATACGATGGAAACGTACGTCTCCCAGCGCCGCCGGGAGGGGGTGAGTGCCAGTGCTGACGGCTGACCTCGCACGCTCGCGCACGACCGACGAGACGATCACGCCGCTGTTCATCGGTCCCGACGAGAAGCGCTACCGACAGACCGCTCGAGAACTCATCCAGCTGTTCGAGAACCACCTCGGCGAGCCGAAAGGGAACCTCGAGGACGCGATTGACAAGCTGACCATCGCGGATACCGACTACAAGATCGTCCAGGGCCTCGCGAAGCTCCTCAAAGACGAGTGTGAGTTCGAGGTCGTGGCCGCCGTCGACCCACGTGAGATTCGCCGGCGACTCTTCGAGAAAGCCAACGAGCGCTATCCGATCGTCCGACAGCCGACGCTCGGCGAAGACACACAGAAACTGGAGGTGTACAGCGCGGTCGCTGACGACCTCGGGGTGTCGCTCGAGGAGTGCTATCGAGGGATGTACGCCGATCTCGAAGACAACAAACGACTCGTCCGAATCGGCACGCGGACGGCCGCCCAGTACGCCAGTGATGACGATACGTCGACGTCGACGACCAATCTGACCGGCAGCAGCGATGCGGAGTACGAACACACGGATCTCACCGTGGACTGGTTGTTGACCCGCTACAACCTCGCGCTCGCCCAGGCGGTGCTCTACGATGCGACGGAAATGCGGATTCGGGTCTGGGACCACTTTGGGACGGTATGCAGCTACGTGAAGCTGTTCGGGTTAATGCATCGCATCTATCCGATCGACGCCGATGGCGAGCGTGTCCCGAGTACGGATCAGGCCGCCGGCTATGAGGCAGTACTGGACGGCCCGGCGTCGCTGTTCTCGAAATCACAAAAGTACGGGATTCGCATGGCGAACTTCCTGCCGGCGTTGCCCCTCTGTGACCGCTGGGAGATGGTTGCCGAGATCCTCGTCGACGAGACGACCGGCGCGACGCGACAGTTCGCGCTCGACCACACGGAGGACCTCGATTCACACTACAGTGCCGGCGACCAGTTCGATAGCGATGTCGAGCGGACACTCACCCGGAAGTGGGAGCGAGCGAATACGGATTGGGAGTTGGTGCGGGAAGACGATGTCTTCGATCTGGGTGCCGAGGTGATGATCCCCGACTTCGCAATCGAACATCTCGATGGCAGGCGAGCGATCCTCGAGATCGTCGGCTTCTGGACACCCGAGTATCTGGACGCAAAGCTGGAGAAGATTCGAAAGGTAGAGGCCGACAATTTCGTACTGGCTGTCTCGGAGCAACTGGATTGTGCGAGCGAGGAGTTCGGGAGCGCCGCCGATCGAGTGCTGTGGTTCAAAACTGGAATTCACGTCTACGACGTAGTCGATTTAGCTGAACAATACGCGACAGAGATGCCCCAGAGTGAAGAGCAGGCTTGAAAGATAGTGGGTCCAGTAAGGCTTTTAACTGTTACCGGATTATTGGTAACCACCAGATGTATGAGGTGCTCGACGACACCGCGGCGCAGGTCATCCTCACCATCGAGAGTGGTGACTCCATCCGTCGTGTCGCCCAACACCTCCACACGCCGTACGAGACGGTGAGACAGGCCGTCAATCGGCTGGAAGACGCAGGTTACGTAACCTATGACGACAGCCTCACTGTCGTCGACGAGCGCGTACGCGACGCAGCTCTCCAGCTCGTGGCTGCCAGCGCCGGCGTCAGTCCACCCTCCATCGA is a window from the Halobaculum magnesiiphilum genome containing:
- a CDS encoding ParA family protein; translation: MANRLTVAMQKGGVGKSTTTINVCGALAYAEALADENDVLLVDADPQGFATITLGFRDYYVSGDAVSLYDLMLDFERFSEVNDIIQSHEEFDVLPAHGSNFKLERELWSANRSLERLDMILDEVESDYDYMLIDSPPNLGPLADGALLAAENVLFVSRADSIATFSMNLLTQEITQLEREFQRDIGIVGAVVNAVTRNKISDDRLDWFLDNLGEENVFIVPETVAIEGAFNQGHSVYEFEPSNRHRNQKAEEVREIYDRLADHVEGHYA
- a CDS encoding TRAM domain-containing protein, with protein sequence MVEIPDSLRSVFSATVHERDGTYVLEVPSGELSYDAVSLGETYRIAVFDAPTSEQDEHESASADRAQSDRQRESPEPPVEEGEVREVTIETVGDQGDGIAKVDRGYVVIVPDTQPGQQPTVEIEQVQQNVAFASVVASDSRSL
- a CDS encoding winged helix-turn-helix domain-containing protein, translated to MSETDRQSTEEVRQPDPPLPEESGLTLEEYLAMQQAIGHPTRFRILRTLVANDELSAADLKAAVDVESHNFHYHLDELVDVGLVDKRQRRTADSQGFYTYYRPTAMGRGILEHGVEELMRREREFNDAYS
- a CDS encoding DUF7509 family protein; translated protein: MRQRIIDDLPRAAGDSDALAPVRREQFLVYLMGPYRTFDVDALLPADADVETDAPSFATWDETSGEYAEDEVLRLLQETRDCLRDRGFNAFLAIDVGIPLDEMDAATQSIAFAQASNATIFIAPQVGDNLGVGIEIGSVLEDLLSTAGMQGPAADATPPKRTRRVMVATEPSVRSAMLGAVHARWDASVRTFTDAADCCRLCAQFCTHIQNEELYGSLDRLD
- a CDS encoding tetratricopeptide repeat protein yields the protein MADCPYCEQSFADESDIRKHLYEAHEYDELGRIDTKRVDQYIDDHDLEESDDDTTRAQQDADEAVHMSRGTDRHSDERWELHDVQALSTEEIRDKLAEHGIDTTEESFRDRAAEVDSAMTLADQWETDHDDDASGYDRDFIWMAAEVLWSRWAPDLPYQEQIYDLVQEGRELREQGDDAEACQRWLTAWETIIAVTPDDITTLEAADDHLPNVLSLEPFLRSVDNDLATLAADDPTYHERRLEFCREVCTQFPDAPDELLLDFRHFIADSLTELGRLDEGRNEFETLIRDYPEDPWAYKKLADSYWQDEADEPTVEELERAAKLYQQALDAEGSLEQPSSVTDRIDELERRLANMDTSQEQEE
- a CDS encoding calcium-binding protein; protein product: MTRVEKDEEREERIKMRIIVDTYSPEEQAWGWYAYLDDTMDFPFEARCVTEREESPLEEGETVRVVGMSPTDPTLSQMFVTIEWMDRELGVPLEQLEPIEASSNTNQAIADWQYWLDR
- a CDS encoding DEAD/DEAH box helicase family protein gives rise to the protein MRIEFDDGTLLLRNAPDDVPYAEWDDRVDEYRTQAYRYRSLLEWAGKWTDGNEQATLQEGFAHTLEDAARAYPDLDLTPALHIEPRDYQQAALNAWIDHDRRGSVILPTGSGKTFLGLQAIADAGVSTLVVTPTIDLMNQWHATLTNAFGDQLTEPVGVLGGGSHDVTAITVTTYDSAYRYVNEYGDQFGLLVVDEEHHLPAPTYRQIPEMMIAPYRLGLTATYERPDGKHELLEDLLGPVVYRENVDELAGEYLSEYETIHMSVELTADEREQYDEEYQIYRDYVDSHEFDLWKEEGYQEFLKRTSYDPQGRRALIAKQRAERIARTAEKKLDTLDNLIKRHHDDRAIIFTANNDFAYDISQEFIVPCITHQTKTDERTEILERFRTGEYSMLVTSQVLDEGIDVPAANVGIILSGSASKRQYAQRLGRILRPTDDRQPARLYEIITEDTMETYVSQRRREGVSASADG
- a CDS encoding DUF790 family protein, which gives rise to MLTADLARSRTTDETITPLFIGPDEKRYRQTARELIQLFENHLGEPKGNLEDAIDKLTIADTDYKIVQGLAKLLKDECEFEVVAAVDPREIRRRLFEKANERYPIVRQPTLGEDTQKLEVYSAVADDLGVSLEECYRGMYADLEDNKRLVRIGTRTAAQYASDDDTSTSTTNLTGSSDAEYEHTDLTVDWLLTRYNLALAQAVLYDATEMRIRVWDHFGTVCSYVKLFGLMHRIYPIDADGERVPSTDQAAGYEAVLDGPASLFSKSQKYGIRMANFLPALPLCDRWEMVAEILVDETTGATRQFALDHTEDLDSHYSAGDQFDSDVERTLTRKWERANTDWELVREDDVFDLGAEVMIPDFAIEHLDGRRAILEIVGFWTPEYLDAKLEKIRKVEADNFVLAVSEQLDCASEEFGSAADRVLWFKTGIHVYDVVDLAEQYATEMPQSEEQA